CTACCACCTCGCCGGAGCCCTCGCCTCCACCGACCTCCACCACACCACCACCGACTTCCGGTTTCTCGTCGAACGGGTCTGGCGCAGCGGTCCGGCCGCCCTGGAGGCGGAAGCGGCGCGCTACCACTCGATGTTCCCGGTCCTGAGAATGGATCGCTTCGCCAGGGAACTCGGCGCGCTGGTCCACGGAGAGGCCCATCTCCTGGCCGGTCACGAGCGGCGCCTCGATCTCGCCGTCACCCTGCACAGCCGTTGCCTGGCATGGGAGGAGGTCAGGCGACGACTGCACCACACGCGCGAGGTCCTGCGCGGCGGCCTCGTCGCCACGGAACCCTTCCCCGACGATCCGGACGGCCGGCTGTGGCGGGTGCTGACCGGTCACACGGGGCCCGTGCACGCGCTGTGCTGGCGGGCGGACGGCCGGGTGCTGGTCAGCGGCAGCGGGGACGGCACGCTGAGGATCCGCCGCGTCGACGACGAACGACAGGACGCCGTGGTGGACGTGGCCGGCGAAGGCGACGGCTCAGTGGTCAGCCTGTCCTGGAGCCCCGACGTCTCGACCCTGGCCGTGGGCACGGACCACGGCGAGGTGGTCCTGGTGGATCCCTCCGAGCACCGGATCACACGGCGGCTCGTCCTCTCCGAAGAGGACCAGCAGCGCGTGATGGTCGCCTTCACTCCCGACTCCCGGGCCGTCACCGTCGCCCTCGGCAAAGAGGTACGGCTGTGGCACGAGCCCTACGACGAGGCCGGCCTGGGACCGCCGCTCCCCGGCCCGCGCGACACGTCTTGTACGGCTGTGCGGTGGCACGAGCGCGGAGGGCTCGCCGTCGGTCTCGCCGACGGCCGGGTCCACCTCTGGGAGCGGGCGGCGACCGAGGCCGAGCCCATCGCGGTCGACACGGGCGGACCCTCGGTACAGGCACTGGACTGGCATCCCGACGGCGATCTTGTGGCCGTGATCGGCCACTCGGCGACCGTGACCGTCATCGACCGCCGAAGCGCCACGGTCGTGGCCCGGATCTCCGGGCAGGCCCGTCCCGGGGCGGCGTGGTTCCAGTCACTGTGCTGGACGTCGTCGGGGGACGCGCTGCTCGCGGGCGACAACGACGGGACGGTCTTCGTCTGGAAGTTCACCCGGCAGCCGGACGGACCGTGCCTGGAACTCGAGGACACCTTCTCCGCCCGGGGCGTCCAGGTGCGGGCGATCGCGCCTCAACCGAACGAGGACCGGATCGCCGTGGGCAGTCGTCAACCGGCGGTACGGCTCTGGATCCTCGACAGGCACTCCGCCCCGGACGCCGGACTGGCCGAGCGGGTGAACACCGTGCTCTGGTCACCCACCGGCGCGCTGGCCGCGGGGAACGCCGGAGGCCAACTGCTGCTGACCGACAGGGAGATCGGGGAACTTCCCGCCTGGTCGCGGTACGCCGTGCGGGCCCATGACGGCGACCTCAGGGCCATGGCCTGGGAGCCGGACGGGAGTCGGCTGCTCAGCGTCGGCGACGACGGCAGGGTCCTGCTGTGGGACGCCGGCCGGCGCGAGGTGATCCGTACCCTCGCGAGGAGGCTGACCTACGCGGCGGCGGTCGCCTGGAGCCCCGACGGACGATGGGTCGCGGCCGCCGACACCGACGTGGTGCTGTGGGAGACCGAGACCTGGGAACGAGTCCACACCATCCCGCTGGGGGCCAGTGTCAACGCGCTGTCGTTCGCTCCCGACGGCTCGCGACTGATCGCGGCCACCTCGTCGATGGAGGTGCGTGTCATCCACCTGGACCCCGCGGGACGTCCCACGGGGAGGATCGATCTCTGGCCGGGACACAGGAGTTCGGTCAGCGCGGTGTGCTGGTCGTACGACGGACGGCATCTGGCCACCGCCGGTTACGACGGACAGGTGTTCCTGTGGGATCCCACCACGGGTCGGCCACGCCATGTCCTGGACGGCGACGGATCCGCGATGTGGTCCGTGGCCGTCTCACGGGACGGAACGAGTCTCGTGGCCGTCACCATGGACGGAACGGCGCAGCTGTGGGACATCGGGACGGCGGTCGAGGTGTGCCGGCTGAGGGTGGACGGCCATCTGTCCTCCTGTTCCTTCCACCCGTACGAGCATCGCGTCGTCCTCGGAGGCTCGGCGGGCCTGTACGCGTGCGAGATCTCCTCCGATGCGGTGGACGACCGGTGAGCACGGGCCACCCTTCTCGACGGTGTATCAGGACCAGCTCCACTCCTGGTTGGTGCTGCCCGCGCATCCGAAACCCTGGACCGGCTGACCGTCCTTCCCGGAAGAGATGGCCTCCGCGTCCAGACAGAAGCCGTCCGGGACGCTGACCAGTGTCCGGGCGCCGGACGGACCGGAGGCGCCGAGGCGCCACCGCTGGGCGCTCAGCCCATTGCAGTTCACGGCGCGGATCTTCTGGCCGTTCCGGCCGACGGTGCCGAGGTCGGCGTTCAGGCAGCGGTGGTTGCCCTGATTGACGACGAGGTACTGGGAGCTCTGACCGGGCACGGACTACGCCGGGCAGAAGTCGACCTGGTCCTACGACTCGTCACTGACCGTGGTGCGCGGCACGGACGGTCACGCGGTGGTCAAGTGGATGCCGTCGGTGCTCTACCCGAAGCCGGCGGCAGGTCAGTCGGTGGTGGCCGCGTCGGCCGGCGCACCACCGGTCAAGGCCGTGGACCGCAACGGCGAGGAACTGACCGCGGCGCAGTACCCGTCACTCGCCGGGATCCTCGGCCAGCTGCAGGCCCGGTACGGGACGAAGATGCGGGGCACGCCCGGTACCGAGATCCGCGTCAAGAACGCCGGCGGCAGTGCAGGGCGGGTGCTGCGAGTGCTCGCACAGGGCATGGCGGGGAAGCCGCTGCCGACCACGATCGACGCGAAGCTGCAGGCCGAGGCGGAGAAGGACGTCAGGAAGCAGGGCCCGGACGCGTCGGTGGTCGCCGTCCAGCCCAGCACCGGTGATGTGCTGGCGGTGGCCATGACCCCGGCGAAGGGCTTCGACAAGGCGTTCCAGGGCACCTATGCGCCTGGGTCCACCTTCAAGGTGATCACCGCCTCGACACTGCTGGAGAGTGGCAAGTTCACCCCGAGTACGCCGCTGAACTGCCCCCAGTACTTCTCCTACGGCGGCCTCACCTTCCACAACGTGGACAAGATGAAGATCGACCATGCCAACCTGGCCATGGACTTCGAGGCTTCCTGCAACACCGCCTTCATGTCGACGGTCCAGGTCCTGCCGGACGGCGCGGTGGAGAACGAAGCGCGTGACGTGTTCGGTCTCGGCCTCAACTGGAACACCGGCGTGCCCAGCTTCGACGGGAGTGTGCCGGCGACCGGCGGTGCGTCGAAGGCGATGACGTACATCGGACAGGGCAAGGTCCCCGTCAGCCCGCTCGACATGGCGTCGGTGGCCGCCACTGCCAAGGCAGGCGTGTTCCACCAGCCGGTGATCGTGCCGGTCTCCGTGGACAACCGGCAGATCGCCCGCGCGCCCCGGCAGATGAGCGCCTCGGCCGACGCGGCCCTGCGCCAGCTGATGAAGTTGACGGCACAGCAGGGCACCGCGGCGCCGACCACCGGCGGCCTGAGCGGCGATGTCGGTGCGAGGACCGGCACGGCCGAGGTGGACGGACGGCAGAAGGGGCCGCGCTGGCGCCGGCCCTTCTTTACGGCGTTTACGGCGTGCACGCCCTCGCCCCGCTTTCCGCGGCTTCCCAGATGGTGTCCACCCCCTCGTTGTGGACTCCTTGCGCGGTGCACAGCTTCAGGCACTGTACGCATGGAGTCCCCCGGAGGGCCGGCGCCGGTCAGCCGTGCCCAGGACGAGGCGGACGCGAAACACCGGCGCGCACTGCAGGAATGGCTTGCTCCCCTGCGCCAGGAGTATCCGGATGTAGAGGTCGTGGAGGAGTTGGCACACGAATCCCCGGTTCTCGCCCTGGCCCGTGCCTCCGACCTATCCGACCTTCTCGTCGTCGGCACCTGCGGTCGCGGCGGCTTCCGCGGGCTGGCCCTCGGCTCGGTCAGCCACGCCCCTCCAGTAATCCATGTGCCCCATGGCGGTCATCCGTCCGCGCACACGACCGGCCCCGTCGTGACACGCCCGCCTGGGGTGCGCAAGGGGCGCAGAGCTGTGGAGACCGCCGACTGGCAGTTCATTGTCGACGTCTTGCGCCCCCACGCGTTCTGGGGTGAGGAGGACGATGCCGGCTGCCGCGCGCTCCCACGTCCTCAGCCGCTGCGCCCGCCTGCACGGGACTGTCGAAGAGACCTTCACCTACCCGGCGGCCGTCGTCCTCGGCCTGCGGACTGGCAGCGCCGGCGTCCGGTCTGGAAACCACGGTGTACCAGGTCTACGACGTCATCGGCGGCCTGATCACTCGTATCACCTGCTATGCCGACCGCTCCCAGGAGCTTGAGGCGGCCTACTCCGGTACCACGGTCGAACTCTGAGCTCTAGCCGTCGCGGCCTGTTCCGGGCCACCTGTCGTGCCGTACCGCGGTGCGCGCGAAATTTCTCCTGAGTCGGTCCTGATCGTGCCTACGGTGCGAACTGCGTCTCCCCCGGACCCATCACCGGTGTCACGCTCTCGGTGGGGACGTCCGGCCGCCGTTGTGCCGAGTCGGTGGCGTCAGACGCTCGTGCCGGGCGTGGTGAGGGAGGCGAGGGCGGCGTCGAGGCGACGGGTGGCCTCTTCGGCGACAGGGCGCAGGGCGTCGAGTTCGGCGAGCGTGACCATCGTGCCGGGGTCGAGGGCGTGTACGGCGGTGTGGTCGCCGTCGCGGCGGACGACGACGTTGCAGGGCAGCAGCAGGCCGATGGTGCGGTCCACCTCCAGGGCGCGGTGGGCGAGCGGCGGGTTGCAGGCGCCGAGGATGACGTAGTCCTCCATGTCGTGGTCGAGCTTCGCCTTGAGAGTGGCGGTGACGTCGATCTCGGTGAGGATGCCGAAGCCCTGCTCGGCGAGGGCCTCGCGGACGCGGCTGACGGCGGTGGCGAAGTCGGTGTCGAGGTACACGGTGCGGTCGTAGCGCATGGCGGTGTTCCTTCTGGTCGGTTCGCGCGGCGCGGGACGGGTGTCCTGCCGTGCTGGAGCTGCCCGTGAGGCGTTTCCGAGGGCTTTCCCTGCCCTTGAAAATACCCCCTGGGGTACTCATGTTACCGTCGAAGATATACCCCCAGGGGTAATTCTTCGCTGGAAGGGAGTACCTCGTGTTCTTCGTCGACACGATCGAGGTGTCAGGGCTCGGCAACCGGAGCTACCTCGCGGGCGGTGAGCGGACGGCGGTGGCGGTCGACCCGCCCCGTGACGTGGACCGGGTGATCGCGGCGGCGGCCCGGCGCGGGGTGCGGATCTCGCAGGTCGTCGAGACGCACGTCCACAACGACTACGTCACCGGCGGCCTGGAGCTCGCCCGGCTCACCGGCGCCGCCTACCTCGTTCCCGCCGGGGCCCGAGTCTCCTTCGCGCGCGTGCCGGTGCACGACGGCGACCGCACGGAGATCGACACCGAGGCCGACCTGATCCTGCGCGCGCTCGCGACGCCCGGCCACACTCCGCACCACACCTCCTATGCGCTGGAGGAGAACGGCACGGCGGTCGCTGTGTTCACCGGCGGCTCGCTGCTGATCGGCACCGTCGGCCGCCCCGACCTCGTGGAGCCGCGGCTCACGGAACACCTGGCCCGGGCCCAGCATGCCTCCGCACACCGGCTGGCCGCCGAACTGCCCGACGACACGGCTGTGTTGCCCACGCACGGCTTCGGCAGCTTCTGCTCGTCCTCCCAGGCGGAGGGCAGCGACACGACCATCGGCAAGGAGAAGGCGTCCAACGAAGCCCTCACCCGGGACGTGGACGACTTCGTCGCCGACCTGCTGGCCGGCCTGGACGACATTCCCGCCTACTACACGCACATGGGGCCGACCAACGCGGCCGGACCTGCGCCCCTCGACCTGACCCCGCCCGCTGTCGCCGACGCCGAGGACATAGCCGCCCGGCTGGCGGCGGGGGAGTGGGCGGTGGACCTGCGCAACCGCGTCGCGTTCGCCGCGGGGCACGTGTCCGGCTCGTTCAACTTCGAGGCCGAAGGGCAGCTCGCCACCTATCTCGCCTGGCTGATCCCCTGGGGCAAGCCGGTCACACTGCTCGCCGAGTCGCCGGAGCAACTCGCCGCAGCCCAGCGCGAGCTGGTCCGCGTGGGCATCGACCGCCCCGCCGCGGCGGCCACCGGCGACCCCGGCGGCTGGGTGCCGGAGGTTGATGCACCGGCTTCCTTCCGCCGTGCGACATTCGCCGACCTCGCGGGTCGGCACCCGGCGGAGGGCGTCGTCGTGCTCGACGTCCGGCGTGGCTCCGAGCGGGCAAGCGGGTACATCGAGGGCTCGGTCCACATCCCGGTCCACGCCCTGCACCGCCGCCTCGACGAGGTCTCCGCCGGCGAGGTGTGGGTGCACTGCGCAGGCGGCATGCGTGCCGCCATCGCAGCCTCCCTGCTGGACGCGGCCGGTCGCGAGGTCGTTGCCGTGGACGATTCCTTCGACGCGGCCGAGAAGGCCGGGCTCACCGTGTGGACCCCCTGACGGCGCCGGACGCCGCACCGGCCCTGCCGATCTTCCGTACCGATATGGGAAACAGGAGCGAGAAACCGAGATGAGCATTTTCCGACGAGGTCGGGGCGGCCCGGGCCGCGTGACCGTGCAGGAGGCAGCCGCACGCACCGGCCACGGCAACGCCGCCGACAGCGGAGGCGACGCCGTGCTGCTCGACGTCCGCGAACCCTACGAATGGCAGGCGGGGCACGCCCCCCGAGCCGTACACCTGTCCCTCTCGGCACTGGCCGCCGGGGCCGGGCTGCCCGCTGAGGCGCAGGTACGGCCCCTGGTCTTGATCTGCCGCTCGGGCAACCGCTCCCTGCAGGCGGCCGAACTGCTGGCCGCCTGGGGTGCGGAGGCCGTGGACGTGATCGGCGGCATGCGGGACTGGGCCGAGGCGGGGCTGCCGGTGGTGGACCCGCACGGCGGGAACGGCACCGTCGCGTGAGCACTCTCATACTCGCCCTGACCGCCGGTGCGGTCATCGGTCTTGCGCTCGGCGCGCTCGGTGGTGGCGGCAGCGTGCTGGCCGTCCCCGCCCTGATCTACCTGCTCGGTTTCACCCCGGTCGCGGCCACCACCGCGAGCCTGGTCATCGTCGCTGTCACCTCGGCCACCGCGATGTCCGCGCACGCCCGCGACGGGAACGTCCGCTGGCGGACGGGGCTGCTGTTCGCGGCGGCCGGGATCGGCCCGGCGATGCTCGGCGGCGCGCTCGCCGGACGTATCCCGGCCGCCGCGCTGACGGCGGCCTTCGCGGTGGTGGCGGGAGCGGCCGCACTCCGTATGCTGCGGACCCGTCGGCACGCGGACACCATGGTGCCGGTACGGCCGGGCCGGGCCGCGGCCGCGGGTGCCGGGCTGGGCGCGGTCACCGGCGTTCTCGGCGTCGGCGGCGGCTTCCTCGCCGTACCGGCGCTGGTGAGTGTGCTCGGCATGCGGATGCGGAACGCGGTGGGTACCAGCCTGCTGGTCATCACCGTCAACTCCCTGGCCGCGCTGGCGGCTCGCGCCGGTACGGTCGACGGACTGGACTGGGCGGTCGTCGGCCCCTTCGCCGGGGCCGCGATCCTCGGCGCCTGGGACGGGAAACGGCTGGCCACGAAGGTCTCCGGGGGCACGCTGCAGCGGATCTTCGCCCTGGTGCTGCTGGCCGTGGCCGCCTTCATGCTGATCGACGCGGCGGCGTGATGCGCCGAACCCCCGAGGCCCGGGCCGGCCCTAGGCCAGGGACAGGAAGAGCTTC
This portion of the Streptomyces mirabilis genome encodes:
- a CDS encoding WD40 repeat domain-containing protein, whose protein sequence is MDRFARELGALVHGEAHLLAGHERRLDLAVTLHSRCLAWEEVRRRLHHTREVLRGGLVATEPFPDDPDGRLWRVLTGHTGPVHALCWRADGRVLVSGSGDGTLRIRRVDDERQDAVVDVAGEGDGSVVSLSWSPDVSTLAVGTDHGEVVLVDPSEHRITRRLVLSEEDQQRVMVAFTPDSRAVTVALGKEVRLWHEPYDEAGLGPPLPGPRDTSCTAVRWHERGGLAVGLADGRVHLWERAATEAEPIAVDTGGPSVQALDWHPDGDLVAVIGHSATVTVIDRRSATVVARISGQARPGAAWFQSLCWTSSGDALLAGDNDGTVFVWKFTRQPDGPCLELEDTFSARGVQVRAIAPQPNEDRIAVGSRQPAVRLWILDRHSAPDAGLAERVNTVLWSPTGALAAGNAGGQLLLTDREIGELPAWSRYAVRAHDGDLRAMAWEPDGSRLLSVGDDGRVLLWDAGRREVIRTLARRLTYAAAVAWSPDGRWVAAADTDVVLWETETWERVHTIPLGASVNALSFAPDGSRLIAATSSMEVRVIHLDPAGRPTGRIDLWPGHRSSVSAVCWSYDGRHLATAGYDGQVFLWDPTTGRPRHVLDGDGSAMWSVAVSRDGTSLVAVTMDGTAQLWDIGTAVEVCRLRVDGHLSSCSFHPYEHRVVLGGSAGLYACEISSDAVDDR
- a CDS encoding RICIN domain-containing protein, yielding MPGQSSQYLVVNQGNHRCLNADLGTVGRNGQKIRAVNCNGLSAQRWRLGASGPSGARTLVSVPDGFCLDAEAISSGKDGQPVQGFGCAGSTNQEWSWS
- a CDS encoding penicillin-binding transpeptidase domain-containing protein — its product is MRGTDGHAVVKWMPSVLYPKPAAGQSVVAASAGAPPVKAVDRNGEELTAAQYPSLAGILGQLQARYGTKMRGTPGTEIRVKNAGGSAGRVLRVLAQGMAGKPLPTTIDAKLQAEAEKDVRKQGPDASVVAVQPSTGDVLAVAMTPAKGFDKAFQGTYAPGSTFKVITASTLLESGKFTPSTPLNCPQYFSYGGLTFHNVDKMKIDHANLAMDFEASCNTAFMSTVQVLPDGAVENEARDVFGLGLNWNTGVPSFDGSVPATGGASKAMTYIGQGKVPVSPLDMASVAATAKAGVFHQPVIVPVSVDNRQIARAPRQMSASADAALRQLMKLTAQQGTAAPTTGGLSGDVGARTGTAEVDGRQKGPRWRRPFFTAFTACTPSPRFPRLPRWCPPPRCGLLARCTASGTVRMESPGGPAPVSRAQDEADAKHRRALQEWLAPLRQEYPDVEVVEELAHESPVLALARASDLSDLLVVGTCGRGGFRGLALGSVSHAPPVIHVPHGGHPSAHTTGPVVTRPPGVRKGRRAVETADWQFIVDVLRPHAFWGEEDDAGCRALPRPQPLRPPARDCRRDLHLPGGRRPRPADWQRRRPVWKPRCTRSTTSSAA
- a CDS encoding DUF302 domain-containing protein, with the translated sequence MRYDRTVYLDTDFATAVSRVREALAEQGFGILTEIDVTATLKAKLDHDMEDYVILGACNPPLAHRALEVDRTIGLLLPCNVVVRRDGDHTAVHALDPGTMVTLAELDALRPVAEEATRRLDAALASLTTPGTSV
- a CDS encoding MBL fold metallo-hydrolase, whose translation is MFFVDTIEVSGLGNRSYLAGGERTAVAVDPPRDVDRVIAAAARRGVRISQVVETHVHNDYVTGGLELARLTGAAYLVPAGARVSFARVPVHDGDRTEIDTEADLILRALATPGHTPHHTSYALEENGTAVAVFTGGSLLIGTVGRPDLVEPRLTEHLARAQHASAHRLAAELPDDTAVLPTHGFGSFCSSSQAEGSDTTIGKEKASNEALTRDVDDFVADLLAGLDDIPAYYTHMGPTNAAGPAPLDLTPPAVADAEDIAARLAAGEWAVDLRNRVAFAAGHVSGSFNFEAEGQLATYLAWLIPWGKPVTLLAESPEQLAAAQRELVRVGIDRPAAAATGDPGGWVPEVDAPASFRRATFADLAGRHPAEGVVVLDVRRGSERASGYIEGSVHIPVHALHRRLDEVSAGEVWVHCAGGMRAAIAASLLDAAGREVVAVDDSFDAAEKAGLTVWTP
- a CDS encoding rhodanese-like domain-containing protein produces the protein MSIFRRGRGGPGRVTVQEAAARTGHGNAADSGGDAVLLDVREPYEWQAGHAPRAVHLSLSALAAGAGLPAEAQVRPLVLICRSGNRSLQAAELLAAWGAEAVDVIGGMRDWAEAGLPVVDPHGGNGTVA
- a CDS encoding sulfite exporter TauE/SafE family protein → MSTLILALTAGAVIGLALGALGGGGSVLAVPALIYLLGFTPVAATTASLVIVAVTSATAMSAHARDGNVRWRTGLLFAAAGIGPAMLGGALAGRIPAAALTAAFAVVAGAAALRMLRTRRHADTMVPVRPGRAAAAGAGLGAVTGVLGVGGGFLAVPALVSVLGMRMRNAVGTSLLVITVNSLAALAARAGTVDGLDWAVVGPFAGAAILGAWDGKRLATKVSGGTLQRIFALVLLAVAAFMLIDAAA